The genomic region CAGATCAACCAGAATATGATGTGAAAGTAATGCTGGATACTATTGATATAGAGACTCCCGCATTAGATAAAGATAAGAGCAAGGACCTTTACACCGCCATTTCAGAAGATTATCAGGACCTGAGTAGTAAGGCTCGGTTGGAAGCAATAAAGAGTAATCCTTACTTTAATGCGCTTCAAATTAAATATGCTTACGCTATCACTTGTCATAAAGCTCAGGGAGGACAGTGGAAATCTGTTTTCATAGATCAAGGGTATCTTACCGAAGAAATGGTAGATAAGTCTTATGTCCGATGGATTTATACAGCCGTTACTCGTGCTTCAGAGAAGCTATGCTTTGTAAATTTTGATGCGAAGTTTTTTAAGGAATCCCCTTATTCTTGAATTATTTCTGAGAGATCGCGATGCTCAGTTTTGATAATATTGAAAGGAATATGTAATATAGATTTATAATCCTCGCCACAATCCTGCATGTCTTCTTCATCCGAAAGACAGTACCAGTTAATTTCTGCATTTTCTATACTTTGTACTTTTTCAAATACCCAGAGAATCCTTTTAGAACCAACGGTATTAAAATATTCTATATACACATTTAAGACAGTTTTTTCTTGAGGGTATTTTAGAGTATTCTTCAAGCCATTCTATCAAAGGATTGATGAATATGGTTGCATTAACCGGTAATCATCTTCCCGGAATACGCAAATTGCCAGTTTTATCGTCAAAGCTAACGCTGGGAATATTTTCTGTACCGTCAATAATTAATGGTTCCAATTAATAATAGTTTATTTCTATTAATACTAAGTTAGTTGAAAGTATAATTCCTACGTATCGCTTATCCGCTAAGTTACTAGGTCGAGATACTAAATTTGCTTGTCTTAATAATTTCACGGTAACGTATTTGTATTAAGCCTTTTATCTTTTGGTAAAAGTGTTGATAAAGTTGTAAGAATAAATATCAAAGCAACAGTAAATGTTATTACTACTCAAATGTTATTCTTATTGAGATAATAAATGAGCCGATATATAACCCTTGTAACGGGTTTTGAATTCTTCTGGAAGTGTTTTGAAGCCTCCGATATTACCTCTGCAAAACATGGAGCAATTAGTACAAATAAAAGGACTGGCAATAACGTACTCAGTCATTGCATAATCGAAGTTGATTTCTTCTTCGGCCTCAATATCTCGAAGGGCAATTAAATCAGTATTGTTTCTTACACCTAGGTTGGGATCGCAAGAATGAGTTAAGTATTTAACTTCGTTGGAAGGTTCTATATGAATATCTTTTCCGATTTCAACGGTGTACATATTCCTTTGATCAATTCTTTCTCCTGTAATGGAAAGAACAAGGTCGCCTTTTTTAAATCTGCGTTTTGTAAAAAGTGCTTTGCCTTTTAATTCTGTATCCCTTATGTCAAAATCAGTTTTCAAAATATCTATCAATTGGATTGATTTGTTTGCCAAGAATCAAATTTTATGCCTTTCTATTGTTAAAAGTTGTTCCCTAACGCAATGTACATTGAATATTGTGCTTTATTGAAACTAGTAACGGCTAGAATGTAGTCTAGTTTAGCTTGTAGGTAATACTCTTGCGCTTGGAAAACTTCAAATGGCTGTGCTGTTCCCATCATTTGTCTCTCTATACTTTGGAGCATGGCTTGAGCTGCTACCTGTAATGCTTCGTCAGATATCTTCATCATTTGTGCAGATATTTTTGATTGCTCTCTTGCGTTAACGGCCTCTTGGATCGCCAAGTTTTGGAACTGCTTTAATTTATTTTCGTGAAGCCCTATAAGGCCATTATGTTTTTTTATTTCTCCTTTACCTATAAGGTTTGCTAAGGGGATTTTCCATACAATACCCATGTTTAAAAGGTTTGTAGGGGAGCTGTTCGAAATGTTTCCCCCAAACATCGATTGATATGTATTTAGTTTTACATCTGGTAGCCACATACCAGTGGTAATAGCTCTTTTTCCGGTTCTTAAACTGTTTATTTCCATTTCTAAACCTTTGAATTCTGGTCTTTGCTTTGCTAGTAAAAGAGGAGGGGAGTTCTGTGTGTCATCAATAATTGCAACTCCGGTAACGCTATGGTCAGCACTTTCAACGCGAACATTAGCATCTGCATTCAAAAGATTTGCTAACTCGGCTGCTTTTATTCTGTACTTTCTATTGGCCTCTAATCGTTGGATTTTAAAATGACCCAACCTTGCTTGTGATAGATATAGCTCCGATTTATATCGAATGCCCAACTCTACTTGGATGCTTATCTGTTTAGTAATGTCTTCAGCCTTATTTACTAAAAGATCTGCTATAGCTAACTCTTTCGAATGCTCGGCTTGCATATCTAAAAATGTATAAACTGCTTTTAGGACTGCCTTGTTCTTTTCTGCAGTACTTATCTGTTTGAGGGCCTGTAGTTTTTGCTTTGAAGATTTAGTTAAGAAGAGTGCTTTAGATAAGTCCCATTCTGCAGATGCGCCAAGTCCTGCCCATGCATTAGATTGATTTATATTATTATAAATGGCACCATCGGCGTTCATTACAGCGCCATTTAATGAATGTTTTGTTATACCTCCGTAAATGCTTGGAAGCCACCACTGATCAGCAATTTTCTTTTCGGCTTTTGCAATTTTTAGACGTTGTTTGTATTCATCTATTATTAAGCTCTTGGTGCCAGTTATTTCTAAAACGTCCTCAAGTTTTACGTACAAAACCTCTTGGGTTAGATTTAGATCTTGTCCTTCTGTCTTAGTCCCCAATAGAATGGTCGTTAATAAAATCAGACTGTATTTAATATAGTTTTGGCCTAATCTCATTTTTTATTTATTCGAAATTGCTTCCACAGTTTGACCTGGTTTTACAAGGCTTTTTCCTTGTACAATAACTTTAGTATTAACGCTGATGTCGCCATTTAGTACCTCAAAGTAGTCTTTGTTCGATAGTCCTTTTCTAAGTGGAACCTGCTCTACAATACCTTCATTTACTACTAGAAGGAATAGTTCGTTTTGATACAAATATTGCGCTGTATGGGGAAGAGAAAGTACATTCTCTTGACTTTCTAACAGCATTGTCACTTTAGCGTACATTCCAGATTTTATTTTATGATCTCCATTGTCGATGTCTATTTCAACTTGCATTGTCTTCGAGGC from Flavobacteriales bacterium harbors:
- a CDS encoding DUF1987 family protein, translating into MKNTLKYPQEKTVLNVYIEYFNTVGSKRILWVFEKVQSIENAEINWYCLSDEEDMQDCGEDYKSILHIPFNIIKTEHRDLSEIIQE
- a CDS encoding SET domain-containing protein-lysine N-methyltransferase, which encodes MANKSIQLIDILKTDFDIRDTELKGKALFTKRRFKKGDLVLSITGERIDQRNMYTVEIGKDIHIEPSNEVKYLTHSCDPNLGVRNNTDLIALRDIEAEEEINFDYAMTEYVIASPFICTNCSMFCRGNIGGFKTLPEEFKTRYKGYISAHLLSQ
- a CDS encoding TolC family protein, which translates into the protein MRLGQNYIKYSLILLTTILLGTKTEGQDLNLTQEVLYVKLEDVLEITGTKSLIIDEYKQRLKIAKAEKKIADQWWLPSIYGGITKHSLNGAVMNADGAIYNNINQSNAWAGLGASAEWDLSKALFLTKSSKQKLQALKQISTAEKNKAVLKAVYTFLDMQAEHSKELAIADLLVNKAEDITKQISIQVELGIRYKSELYLSQARLGHFKIQRLEANRKYRIKAAELANLLNADANVRVESADHSVTGVAIIDDTQNSPPLLLAKQRPEFKGLEMEINSLRTGKRAITTGMWLPDVKLNTYQSMFGGNISNSSPTNLLNMGIVWKIPLANLIGKGEIKKHNGLIGLHENKLKQFQNLAIQEAVNAREQSKISAQMMKISDEALQVAAQAMLQSIERQMMGTAQPFEVFQAQEYYLQAKLDYILAVTSFNKAQYSMYIALGNNF